Proteins from a genomic interval of Paenibacillus sp. FSL R5-0623:
- a CDS encoding AraC family transcriptional regulator translates to MNIPRGTYGFRFAEDKELQLCVLYAAGCDSITDPSYHWDGLERSDGPLLLFQYTISGEGVFESNNRIHHVTAGQAFLTEIPGAHRYYYHSASKEPWEFLFLLFRPTLILPHWRKFLREAGEVPYLPADCTPIRLLRMIVTDAAAGRITDPLIASSSVYQFMTELTRLQKTTLRNRENWSENIQIAVEYIENNYSKMISIDHLAEHVSLSKYHFIRRFSSSTGLTPGAYLTRVRTEKAMELLRGTSLSIEVIAEQVGYSSGSYFIKAFRSITGVTPGEFRSGGESLVYRKLFFD, encoded by the coding sequence ATGAATATCCCTAGAGGAACCTATGGGTTTCGATTTGCGGAAGACAAGGAGCTCCAACTGTGTGTACTGTATGCGGCTGGATGTGATTCAATAACCGATCCTTCTTATCATTGGGATGGACTCGAACGTTCGGACGGGCCTCTCCTGTTATTCCAATATACAATCTCGGGTGAAGGTGTGTTTGAGTCGAATAATCGCATTCATCATGTTACCGCAGGACAAGCTTTTTTGACCGAAATTCCGGGAGCTCATCGCTATTACTACCATTCAGCATCAAAAGAACCTTGGGAGTTTCTGTTCCTGCTGTTCAGGCCCACTCTTATTCTGCCCCATTGGCGAAAGTTCCTTCGGGAAGCTGGAGAAGTCCCCTATTTACCCGCTGATTGTACACCCATTCGACTGTTGCGGATGATCGTGACAGATGCGGCAGCAGGCAGAATCACTGATCCTCTGATCGCATCATCCAGCGTATATCAGTTCATGACAGAGTTGACTCGATTACAGAAAACAACATTGCGCAACAGGGAGAATTGGTCTGAAAACATTCAAATAGCCGTTGAATACATAGAAAACAACTACTCCAAAATGATCAGTATCGATCACCTTGCGGAGCATGTTTCCCTTTCCAAATATCACTTTATACGTCGCTTTTCCTCCAGTACAGGTTTGACCCCAGGTGCTTATTTGACTCGTGTACGTACAGAGAAAGCAATGGAACTGCTGCGCGGAACTTCTCTTAGCATTGAAGTCATCGCCGAGCAAGTCGGGTATTCCAGCGGAAGTTATTTTATCAAAGCCTTTCGCAGCATAACAGGCGTTACGCCAGGTGAATTTCGTAGTGGCGGAGAAAGCCTTGTGTACCGTAAATTGTTCTTCGACTAA
- a CDS encoding barstar family protein — protein MSIIQINGNDFHSKEELHQILQNQLELDESYGGNLDALWDVLTGAVSMPLTVQWIGFEKSKEILGDYADQLMELLRDVEGEILGFTLELYY, from the coding sequence ATGAGCATCATTCAGATTAACGGAAACGACTTTCACAGCAAGGAAGAGCTTCATCAAATTTTGCAGAACCAGCTTGAGTTAGACGAGAGTTATGGAGGCAATTTGGACGCACTATGGGATGTCTTAACTGGGGCTGTAAGCATGCCGCTTACTGTTCAATGGATTGGTTTTGAGAAAAGCAAAGAGATTCTTGGAGATTACGCTGACCAACTCATGGAATTGTTGCGTGATGTGGAAGGGGAGATCCTAGGATTTACGTTGGAATTATATTATTGA
- a CDS encoding MFS transporter: MNTNKEALLLRVLVFTLIISVMNGMMFNVVLPVIGEEFQLTASQASWIVTGYLVVYAIGTVTYGRLSDKYSMKVLISFGLWILAAGSLLGIVATEYWMVIIARIVQAAGAAVIPALAMIIPVRYFAPEKRGQALGTSAIGIALGNALAPIVAGFVSSALSWEFLFVIPLLSLATLPFYRKYLDEEKGGSEKMDYLGGALLAGTVATLLLSLTQSNAWFLLTGMVLLILFIMRIRYAEVPFVKPAVFQNKAYSAGMGIGFLLVAISPAIPFTTPQLLSEVHGLSPALTGVIMLPSALVAALLGRKGGRLADEKGNPFLLYTASSLLVVGFISLSLVVGATPVLISFFLVFGVLGQSYLQIAISNTIAQTLPKEQVGIGMGLLSMFNFIAVSVSTAALGKVLDGGKSTLQLNPLIQDKTVFVYSNIFIVLALFVIAMTMLYMLQFGRKSKTVHPSSAS; this comes from the coding sequence ATGAACACCAATAAAGAAGCGTTATTACTCCGTGTTCTTGTTTTCACACTGATTATATCAGTCATGAATGGAATGATGTTTAATGTTGTATTACCTGTGATTGGTGAAGAGTTCCAACTTACTGCTTCTCAAGCGAGCTGGATCGTTACAGGTTATTTAGTTGTATATGCGATTGGTACAGTGACTTACGGGAGACTTAGCGATAAATACAGCATGAAGGTTCTAATTTCGTTTGGTCTTTGGATATTGGCAGCAGGCTCTCTTCTGGGGATTGTGGCAACAGAGTATTGGATGGTTATTATCGCACGGATCGTACAGGCTGCTGGTGCAGCGGTCATACCTGCATTGGCCATGATTATTCCCGTTCGATACTTCGCACCGGAGAAACGCGGGCAAGCCTTGGGTACCTCTGCCATTGGTATAGCTCTTGGAAATGCCCTTGCTCCGATCGTGGCCGGATTTGTATCGAGCGCTTTGAGTTGGGAATTTCTTTTTGTAATCCCATTACTTTCTCTTGCTACGCTTCCTTTTTATCGAAAATACCTAGATGAAGAAAAAGGCGGCAGTGAAAAAATGGATTATTTGGGTGGAGCGTTATTAGCAGGAACAGTTGCTACACTGTTGCTCTCATTAACCCAATCTAATGCATGGTTTCTATTAACAGGAATGGTCTTATTAATACTGTTCATCATGCGTATTCGTTATGCGGAAGTGCCGTTTGTGAAACCGGCCGTATTTCAAAACAAGGCATATTCAGCTGGAATGGGAATTGGATTCCTTCTGGTCGCTATCAGTCCTGCTATTCCATTTACTACGCCACAATTGCTCTCGGAAGTACATGGTCTATCCCCAGCATTGACAGGTGTCATTATGCTACCTTCTGCGCTCGTAGCTGCACTCCTCGGACGCAAAGGTGGAAGGCTTGCGGATGAAAAAGGGAATCCTTTTTTACTGTATACGGCATCTTCACTACTTGTTGTTGGTTTCATAAGCCTATCATTAGTAGTAGGTGCTACACCTGTCTTGATTTCTTTTTTTCTTGTTTTTGGTGTTCTGGGTCAGTCTTATCTGCAGATTGCGATCTCAAATACCATTGCTCAGACGCTTCCCAAAGAGCAAGTTGGAATCGGGATGGGGTTGCTATCCATGTTTAACTTCATTGCAGTGTCTGTGTCTACTGCTGCCCTAGGAAAGGTGCTTGACGGGGGAAAAAGCACGCTTCAACTGAACCCTTTGATTCAAGATAAGACAGTTTTTGTGTACAGTAATATTTTTATTGTGCTCGCTTTGTTTGTTATTGCGATGACCATGCTATATATGCTGCAATTTGGGCGTAAGTCCAAAACTGTTCATCCTTCGAGTGCATCTTAA
- a CDS encoding TetR/AcrR family transcriptional regulator, whose product MTEKSPKRLPGRPKHGNDDISIQQTIIQTASQLFMEYGYETVTLQQIGKTCSVSKPTIYYHFTSKPELFKVAFTTMLQNVSRLTSHILDQAENLESGLVRLAEARLGNPHAEIETMLREAEPFLEPAQIQDIRNAEHQIHEVLAYHFQRAMDENRLRTDDPFFLAETFSTLMLMGNREDNLHKYGSNFSLGQKLVDIFIRGAQ is encoded by the coding sequence ATGACAGAAAAATCACCCAAACGATTGCCTGGAAGACCCAAACATGGCAACGACGATATCTCAATTCAGCAAACCATTATTCAAACTGCTTCACAGTTATTCATGGAGTATGGCTACGAAACGGTCACGCTTCAGCAAATTGGCAAAACATGTAGCGTATCAAAACCAACCATTTATTATCATTTCACCAGCAAACCAGAGCTGTTTAAGGTTGCCTTTACAACGATGTTACAGAATGTGAGCCGGTTAACCTCGCATATCCTTGATCAAGCCGAGAATCTGGAGTCGGGGCTTGTTCGTCTGGCAGAGGCCAGACTGGGTAATCCACATGCGGAGATTGAAACCATGCTCAGAGAAGCTGAACCTTTTCTTGAACCAGCTCAAATTCAGGATATACGCAACGCCGAGCATCAGATTCACGAAGTGTTAGCCTACCATTTCCAACGGGCAATGGATGAAAACAGACTTCGAACGGACGATCCGTTTTTCCTGGCAGAGACCTTCTCGACATTGATGTTAATGGGTAATCGGGAAGATAACCTGCATAAATATGGTTCCAACTTTTCGCTAGGCCAGAAGCTAGTAGATATTTTCATTCGCGGAGCGCAGTAA
- a CDS encoding alpha/beta hydrolase, whose protein sequence is MKTAQRTNKWKKIIMWTILSIVIIAAGVFVYLNSVTYSPSERSEAAMTSDAQVNVTKIKDGYRFEPVGTEITKPNIIFYPGGLVKPESYSPLAREMAEQGHRVYIANMPINLAIFGQNKADSFIEEHPDESFVIGGHSLGGSFASRYAAEHNEKLEGVFFLASYADEGGSVKNTDLSILQITGSDDGVLNWEDWENSKANLPEDTTYVSIEGGNHGQFGSYGMQKGDNQPAITEEKQLEEVAIALENWMGKLK, encoded by the coding sequence TTGAAAACAGCACAACGTACTAACAAATGGAAAAAAATAATCATGTGGACCATCTTGTCCATCGTTATCATCGCAGCTGGAGTTTTTGTATATCTCAATTCAGTTACGTATAGTCCCTCTGAGCGATCTGAAGCGGCGATGACAAGTGATGCTCAGGTTAATGTCACTAAGATTAAGGACGGTTACCGATTTGAACCCGTGGGTACAGAGATAACCAAACCGAATATTATTTTTTATCCGGGCGGTCTGGTCAAACCTGAAAGTTATTCTCCACTTGCCAGAGAAATGGCAGAACAAGGTCACCGGGTATACATCGCAAACATGCCAATAAACTTGGCGATTTTCGGTCAGAACAAAGCTGATTCCTTTATCGAGGAACATCCTGACGAATCGTTTGTTATTGGTGGCCATTCGTTGGGAGGGTCATTTGCATCACGGTATGCTGCGGAGCACAATGAGAAGTTGGAAGGCGTCTTTTTCTTGGCTTCTTATGCAGATGAAGGGGGGAGCGTGAAGAATACTGACTTGTCTATCTTACAGATTACAGGCTCGGATGACGGAGTGCTTAACTGGGAAGACTGGGAGAACTCCAAAGCAAATCTTCCGGAAGACACGACATATGTGAGTATTGAGGGTGGAAATCACGGTCAATTTGGCTCATATGGCATGCAAAAAGGAGATAATCAACCTGCAATTACAGAAGAAAAGCAGTTGGAAGAGGTAGCTATAGCCCTAGAGAACTGGATGGGGAAATTAAAATAA
- a CDS encoding ribonuclease domain-containing protein, with product MVFRKFAYTLVIILAALLFSGCTSESLLDLGSPQVSEDMGFDEVADYISEHNELPPNYITKKEARDLGWEPSEGNLREVAPGKSIGGDVFRNREGLLPNKKGRIWYEADINYSGGRRGSDRILYSNDGLIYQTTDHYKSFEQIK from the coding sequence ATGGTTTTCAGAAAATTCGCTTACACATTAGTGATCATCCTCGCTGCATTATTGTTCTCAGGCTGTACGTCAGAGTCTTTGCTTGATCTCGGATCACCTCAAGTTTCGGAGGATATGGGATTTGATGAGGTTGCCGACTATATATCGGAGCACAATGAACTCCCACCAAATTACATTACCAAGAAAGAGGCAAGAGATCTGGGATGGGAACCAAGCGAAGGTAACCTGCGAGAAGTCGCTCCAGGCAAAAGCATCGGTGGCGACGTGTTCAGGAACCGGGAAGGATTGCTCCCCAACAAAAAAGGCCGGATCTGGTACGAAGCCGATATAAATTACTCAGGAGGACGGCGCGGAAGCGACCGAATTTTGTACTCGAATGACGGTCTAATCTACCAGACGACAGATCATTACAAGTCATTTGAACAGATAAAATAA
- a CDS encoding ABC transporter substrate-binding protein, with the protein MRAISKMLGACLVTSVVLVSAGCGNAGENSESNTSDPNSPITFTFFGADASPNWNKMQDAVGKKITEETGVSIDAEFDISSGGGNDRISLMAASGDYPDLIFPKGNLTRLVDAGAMIDLTDLIEEHAPNLKKIYGEQFNRLKYSNDDPSIYWIPTNGAIDQVSFDATNGTAIQHRVVKELGYPEIKTLNDFENVLREYYEKHPTTDDGQPTIPLTLSADGWRRMITVTDPAVMSTGGPGDGEYFINPDTYEAVLHYKRPEEKEYFRWLNKMYNEGLLDKDSFVQKDDQYKSKIASGRVLSLLDPSWGFSDAENALKSAGKDDMTYGFYPVTLDDSFQRKDFQNIGFDGYGIGITVDCEDPVRAIKFLDWMSSEEGQVLRNWGVEGEQYNVEDGVRTIPADVQERKNKDNNTFTKETGVGLYYIFGAHYGDGVKDSTDNYYTTNYPEQIQQSYSDEEKEALKGYGITTWKDLFPSEEEFPVKEWGAAYNMPIPSDSGDYNVVYQKTQDIIQKRIAEAITSSPSAFEGIYDNMITELDNAGAVAMEQQYTEWIKDRVRLWTGKEIN; encoded by the coding sequence ATGAGAGCCATTTCAAAAATGCTAGGAGCTTGTCTCGTAACAAGTGTTGTGCTAGTTTCCGCCGGTTGCGGAAACGCTGGAGAGAATTCCGAATCAAATACGAGTGACCCCAACAGCCCGATCACATTTACCTTCTTCGGCGCAGATGCAAGTCCCAACTGGAACAAAATGCAGGATGCGGTAGGAAAAAAAATTACGGAAGAAACCGGTGTAAGCATTGATGCTGAATTCGATATTTCGAGCGGAGGCGGAAACGACCGTATTTCCCTGATGGCTGCCAGTGGCGATTATCCGGATTTAATCTTCCCCAAAGGTAACTTGACCAGACTCGTTGATGCCGGTGCAATGATTGATTTGACGGATCTGATCGAAGAACACGCACCCAATTTGAAAAAGATCTACGGTGAGCAATTCAATCGGTTGAAATACAGTAATGACGATCCTTCAATCTATTGGATTCCGACAAATGGTGCGATCGATCAGGTCAGCTTCGATGCCACGAATGGTACCGCCATTCAACATCGTGTAGTCAAGGAACTCGGGTATCCTGAGATCAAAACCTTAAACGATTTCGAAAATGTGCTACGTGAATATTACGAGAAACATCCGACCACAGATGATGGCCAACCCACAATTCCGCTGACGCTTAGTGCAGATGGATGGCGGCGAATGATCACTGTTACTGATCCCGCTGTTATGTCTACTGGAGGACCTGGAGATGGTGAATATTTCATCAATCCGGACACCTACGAAGCCGTTCTGCATTACAAACGTCCCGAGGAGAAGGAATATTTCCGGTGGTTGAACAAGATGTACAATGAAGGCTTGCTGGACAAGGACAGTTTTGTTCAGAAGGATGACCAGTATAAGTCCAAAATCGCCAGTGGTCGCGTGTTATCCTTGCTTGATCCAAGCTGGGGATTCAGTGATGCGGAAAATGCTTTGAAAAGTGCAGGAAAAGATGATATGACCTACGGATTCTATCCAGTAACGCTAGATGACAGTTTTCAGCGTAAGGATTTCCAAAATATCGGCTTTGATGGTTATGGCATTGGTATAACGGTAGATTGTGAAGATCCTGTCCGGGCTATTAAATTTTTGGATTGGATGTCTTCAGAAGAAGGGCAAGTATTGAGAAACTGGGGCGTTGAAGGCGAGCAATATAACGTGGAAGACGGTGTTCGCACCATCCCGGCCGATGTACAGGAACGTAAAAACAAAGACAATAACACATTCACCAAAGAAACCGGAGTAGGCTTGTATTACATTTTTGGTGCTCACTACGGGGATGGTGTCAAAGATTCAACGGATAACTACTATACAACGAATTATCCTGAACAGATTCAGCAAAGTTATTCTGATGAGGAGAAAGAAGCTTTGAAAGGTTATGGCATCACTACATGGAAGGACTTGTTCCCTTCCGAAGAGGAGTTTCCGGTAAAAGAGTGGGGCGCGGCTTACAATATGCCGATTCCTTCGGATAGCGGGGATTATAACGTTGTGTATCAGAAAACGCAGGATATTATTCAGAAACGGATCGCTGAAGCGATTACATCCTCTCCGAGTGCCTTTGAAGGCATATACGACAATATGATTACCGAACTTGACAATGCAGGTGCAGTAGCCATGGAACAGCAGTATACGGAGTGGATTAAAGAT
- a CDS encoding glycoside hydrolase family 27 protein, with the protein MNHTLAASTPPLGWNSWDCYGAAVTEDEIRGNAEYMAEHLKDFGWSYITVDIQWYEPLANSSQYRPFVPLIMDQYSRLMPAENRFPSAAGGQGFRPLADYVHSLGLQFGIHIMRGIPRQAAHAATPILGTTTTARDIAHPNSICPWNTDMYGVDSSKEGAQAYYDSLFELYAQWGVDLVKVDDIAASRLYDTHQPEIEMISKSIERSGRPMVLSLSPGPAPVEYSEFLADHANMWRVTDDFWDLWPLLLDMFDRCRTWQGVPQAGCWPDCDMLPLGHIGIRSVDGGGADRWTRFTPDEQLTMMSLWSIFRSPLIFGGELRDNDDWTLSLLTNREVLRMHRESYGAREALRKEDLIVWTAQHTDGSSYVAVFNIGENALPVNLSIDEVGLSGITKGTELWSREAAEFTENSLVTTVPAHGVRLYRFS; encoded by the coding sequence ATGAATCATACACTTGCAGCATCAACTCCACCGCTTGGCTGGAACAGCTGGGATTGTTACGGCGCAGCCGTTACGGAAGACGAAATTCGTGGCAACGCCGAGTACATGGCAGAACATCTTAAAGACTTCGGCTGGAGCTACATTACGGTCGACATTCAATGGTACGAGCCTTTGGCCAATTCTTCGCAATATCGTCCGTTCGTTCCACTTATCATGGATCAATATTCGCGGCTTATGCCTGCCGAGAATCGCTTTCCCTCCGCTGCAGGTGGACAGGGATTTAGGCCATTAGCCGACTACGTTCATAGTCTTGGGCTGCAATTTGGCATTCACATCATGCGCGGTATTCCACGTCAAGCTGCACATGCGGCTACTCCGATTCTGGGAACAACCACCACTGCGCGTGATATTGCTCATCCGAACTCCATCTGTCCGTGGAACACAGATATGTATGGTGTTGATAGCTCAAAAGAAGGTGCACAAGCCTACTACGATTCGCTTTTTGAACTGTATGCACAATGGGGCGTTGACTTGGTGAAGGTTGACGATATTGCTGCTTCAAGGCTCTATGACACCCATCAGCCTGAGATCGAAATGATATCCAAATCGATTGAGCGCTCCGGTCGGCCCATGGTACTAAGTCTCTCTCCTGGCCCTGCCCCGGTGGAATACTCAGAATTCTTGGCTGATCATGCCAACATGTGGCGTGTCACCGACGATTTCTGGGACCTTTGGCCGTTGTTATTGGATATGTTCGACCGCTGCCGGACGTGGCAGGGCGTTCCCCAAGCAGGCTGCTGGCCAGACTGTGATATGTTGCCTTTGGGTCATATCGGTATCCGTTCTGTAGATGGTGGTGGAGCAGATCGCTGGACTCGGTTCACGCCTGACGAGCAGTTGACGATGATGTCGCTGTGGAGCATCTTCCGTTCCCCGCTCATCTTTGGTGGTGAACTGCGAGATAACGATGACTGGACACTATCCCTGTTGACCAATCGCGAGGTTCTGCGAATGCATCGTGAGAGTTACGGAGCCAGAGAAGCCTTACGCAAAGAAGATCTTATTGTATGGACTGCCCAGCATACGGATGGTTCCTCTTACGTCGCTGTGTTTAACATCGGTGAGAATGCTCTACCTGTGAATCTGTCCATTGATGAGGTCGGACTGTCCGGCATTACCAAAGGTACTGAATTGTGGAGCCGAGAAGCAGCTGAATTTACAGAGAACTCCTTAGTTACTACTGTACCTGCGCACGGCGTGCGTCTCTATCGGTTTTCCTAA